The following proteins are encoded in a genomic region of Ananas comosus cultivar F153 linkage group 25, ASM154086v1, whole genome shotgun sequence:
- the LOC109729038 gene encoding GPN-loop GTPase 3 isoform X2, which produces MGYAQLVIGPAGSGKSTYCSSLYQHCETTRRTIHVVNLDPAAENFDYPVAMDIRELISLDDVMEELGLGPNGGLMYCMEHLEENLDDWLEEELENYLDDDYLVFDCPGQIELFTHVPVLRNFVEHLKRKNFNVCAVYLLDSQFMTDVTKYISGCMASLSAMIQLELPHVNILSKMDLVANKKDVEEYLNPEARVLLSALNQHMAPQFAKLNKALAELVDDYSMVSFIPLDLRKESSASA; this is translated from the exons ATGGGCTACGCGCAACTCGTCATCGGCCCCGCGGGGAGCGGCAAG TCGACCTATTGCTCCAGCTTATATCAGCACTGCGAGACCACGAGGCGGACTATTCATGTAGTAAACCTCGATCCTGCTGCCGAGAATTTTGACTACCCTGTGGCAATGG ATATTAGAGAACTCATATCGTTGGATGATGTTATGGAGGAGCTTGGGTTAGGGCCAAACGGAGGACTTATGTATTGCATGGA GCACCTTGAAGAAAATTTGGATGACTGGTTGGAAGAAGAACTAGAAAACTATTTGGATGACGACTACCTTGTCTTCGATTGTCCAG GTCAGATAGAACTATTTACACATGTCCCCGTTCTGCGGAATTTTGTCGAACATCTAAAGCGCAAGAACTTCAACGTTTGTGCTGTCTACTTGCTTGACTCACAG TTCATGACTGATGTAACCAAGTACATCAGTGGTTGCATGGCATCTCTCTCTGCGATGATTCAGCTTGAACTTCCTCATGTTAACATCCTTTCGAAAATGGACTTGGTTGCTAACAAAAAGGATGTTGAAGA GTATCTCAATCCAGAGGCACGGGTTTTACTCTCAGCGTTGAATCAGCATATGGCACCTCAGTTTGCAAAGTTAAATAAAGCTTTGGCTGAACTG GTTGATGACTACAGCATGGTGAGTTTTATTCCTCTTGACCTGAGAAAAGAGAGCAG TGCTAGTGCTTAA
- the LOC109703630 gene encoding tetraspanin-19-like: protein MARMLRSCLQSLLKLVNSVIGLTGMGMILYALWMLRAWFKQIGGGGGFDSSPPWFIYTFLGLGVFLCLLTCSGHIAAETANGHCLSCYMAFVFLLVLLEAAITADIFLNRNWEEDFPEDPSGKFDEFKNFVRLNFEMCKWIGLSVVAAQALSMFLAMVLRALGPDHESYYDSDDDNEPARLPLLRSQSLRAPSPIESNLPLNNDWSVRIHDRVSK, encoded by the exons ATGGCGAGGATGCTGAGGAGTTGCTTGCAATCGCTGCTGAAGCTGGTGAACTCGGTGATCGGGTTGACGGGGATGGGGATGATTCTCTACGCGCTCTGGATGCTTAGGGCTTGGTTCAAGCAGATCGGGGGAGGCGGGGGTTTCGATTCCTCTCCTCCGTG GTTCATTTACACATTTCTCGGTCTAGGTGTCTTCTTGTGCTTGCTAACTTGTTCGGGGCACATCGCTGCCGAGACTGCAAATGGCCATTGCCTTTCTTGT TACATGGCCTTTGTGTTTTTGCTTGTGTTACTGGAGGCTGCAATTACTGCCGATATTTTTCTGAACAGAAACTGGGAAGAG GATTTTCCAGAGGATCCAAGTGGGAAATTcgatgaatttaaaaattttgtgagGTTGAATTTTGAAATGTGCAAATGGATAGGCTTATCTGTCGTGGCTGCACAG GCTTTGTCCATGTTCTTGGCCATGGTACTCAGGGCTCTCGGACCAGATCACGAAAGTTATTACGACagtgatgatgataatgaaCCTGCAAGGCTACCTCTCCTGAGAAGCCAGTCCCTTCGTGCGCCCTCACCTATTGAATCTAATTTACCTCTCAATAATGATTGGAGTGTGCGAATTCACGACAGG GTTAGCAAGTAA